In one window of Mytilus trossulus isolate FHL-02 chromosome 7, PNRI_Mtr1.1.1.hap1, whole genome shotgun sequence DNA:
- the LOC134724559 gene encoding protein bicaudal D-like: protein MTTKYSKDCITKNIVFIKENIASVDRLLDILLEGDVIQMHEREDVVAKMPGERVHHMIDIVLKRRAQHIFIDALKRTGQTLIVDRILNTQRELAQIKEPKPHTISLLTPKIASYAPFHREHTSLWQQKENMMERKSHDEYKSLLEIKRQNEARIKQLEHEMEKVRRTERKRYKQLEKEYRELTRNNNELKAKVDELKIQLNARDEFIKTARSRSSYGQDEVDSPIKHSDSTFLDLKKSQENFENKLMKEMAKGQQQLLNIVQELSQKNVIQEKKLAEATDKLETATAKLNSVAEKIDNRLDGHDGRKSTSKSSASTNFSEMTLPPLNKLGKHFSDGLARQNTFMDGVGVPHKFKE, encoded by the exons ATGACAACGAAATACAGTAAAGACTGTATAACTAAGAACATcgttttcattaaagaaaacataGCGTCTGTGGATAGACTGTTAGATATTTTACTGGAGGGGGATGTTATACAGATGCACGAGAGGGAAGATGTTGTAGCTAAAATGCCCGGGGAACGGGTTCACCATATGATCGATATTGTTCTAAAGAGAAGAGCACAACACATCTTCATTGATGCTTTAAAAAGAACCGGACAGACACTGATCGTAGATAGAATTTTAAACACACAAAGAGAACTCG ctCAAATAAAAGAACCAAAACCACACACg ATATCCTTACTAACACCGAAGATAGCTTCCTATGCGCCTTTCCACCGAGAGCACACATCGTTGTGGCAACAGAAAGAAAACATGATGGAGAGAAAATCACACGATGAATATAAAAGCCTGTTAGAAATAAAACGTCAAAACGAGGCTAGGATAAAACAACTAGAACATGAAATGGAGAAGGTAAGAAGAACCGAGAGAAAAAGATACAAACAGTTGGAAAAGGAATACAGAGAGCTGACAAGAAACAACAACGAACTTAAAGCAAAAGTAGACGAACTGAAGATTCAACTTAATGCACGTGATGAATTTATTAAAACGGCCAGGAGTAGGTCGAGTTATGGACAAGACGAGGTTGATTCACCCATTAAACACTCTGACAGTACCTTCCTTGATTTAAAGAAATCccaagaaaattttgaaaacaaattgatgaAGGAAATGGCGAAGGGTCAACAACAGTTACTGAACATCGTTCAAGAATTATCACAGAAGAATGTAATACAAGAAAAAAAGCTTGCCGAAGCCACCGACAAACTGGAGACAGCGACTGCAAAGTTAAATTCTGTAGCCGAGAAGATTGATAATCGGCTTGATGGACACGACGGCCGTAAATCTACTTCAAAATCCTCCGCGTCGACCAACTTCAGTGAAATGACTTTACCGCCATTAAATAAATTGGGCAAACATTTTTCCGATGGACTAGCACGTCAAAATACATTTATGGATGGTGTTGGAGTTCCTCATAAATTCAAAGAgtga